AAGTTCCACTTAATTACAGCTGTTGAAATGTGATATATTTTTGATAACTATTGTGACCCTAGCTGAGGAGTGGAATGTTAATTAGGTTATACAGTAGTAACATGGTGTAAAGAAGTAAAGGAAAATTTAAATTAATGTCAGTATGACATTAGCTTATTTGGTGGTTCTTTTGCAACGGTGTCAGAAGAGATAATTGGGTTATGAATGGTTTTTAGCTGCCAGATCAAGTGATaagattattattttagttgttTAAAAcagtattgtatatatatatatatatatataattttggacatgttcactgtggggtgtactcacttatgttgccagctatttagacattaatggctgtgtgttgagttattttcagaagacagtaaatctacactgctatacaagttgtacactgactactctaagttatatccaagttttatttctatagtgttgtcccatgaaaagatataataaaatatttgcagaaatgtgaggggtgtactcacttttgtgatacactgtatatatacagtatatatatagaagTACACACTGAGTGTAAAAACTCTGTTTTCTTTTGGAGCTTTTTTAtaaaattgttttataaaattgtACCCTttgtccacacagaaagctgtTGTTTGAACTGGCCGAACAAATCTCAGAAGAAGATCTAAAGAGAATTAAGTTTTTGCTGTTTAAACATCTACCTCGTAGGATATTTAAATCAGACATGGTGAGTGTACAcagataaatacattaaatcacATATTTGCTAGTAGCTTCACATTTGTTATGTTGTTCTAGAACAATCATGAGCTAATGTAGAATGTTTAGAACAATGACTATAAATTCAAGTTCATTGTAACCACAAAATGTTATACCACATTTACAGACTATGTTACAGTTGTTAATGGAAATGGAGAAGAAGGCCCTcctgaatgctgaaaatttgAACATTTTAGAAAGAATAATTGAAAAAACCTGCCCACTTTTAAAGCGAAATATAGACCAGTATAAAAAGCGAAGTGGTAAGTACTTGAAAATCTGCCCTTTGGTAAAGATAAGTGAAAAGTAATCTGTGTGTCTCATTGTCTTCTTACATTAATCACATGAGCATTTTCTAACACATTTTGTTTCTTAAGCTAAATGCATTAGTGACTGTTTTTGTAACAAAATAATCCAATACTCTATCCGGTCTTCCTTGCTTTAGACAAGGCCGGTTGTGTCTGTTGAACCCCCAGCCAGGCTGGTGGCACAGCCGAGACTCTTGACTCAGTATTTTGCTAGcgtattagactgctgtgccatccCAAATAACAAATCACAgccttttctttttattgtcatttacagCATGTCAGAACTTGCTAGGCATGTGGTTTGTATAAAGACACAGAAAGCTACTCTCTATAGCTGACATTAATCACTAACAAGAAATAAAGATATCATGCCACAAAGATAAATGCAATTTCTACACCACATAATTATTAATCGGCTTGTTAATTGactcattaattattataattgtttaaaTGGTTATCTGTTTATGTAGAACCCGGTGGGCGAGCATTGTAGATCGCTGCATCATACGATGGTGTCTCTCATAATTCACTCTATAAATGGacaccaaataaaaataatctgatCTGTCTAAAAATCTGTCAAACTTTAAATCTGTAGGATACATTCTCTTTAAAGTAAAATGATCTTTTGGATATTTCTCTAGGTGTCGCTGTTCAGAAGAATGTTGACCTAGATTTTCTGGACCTTTCAGTGGCCACAAAACCAGTTCAggtattaattcattatttattagaattttcattgtcatgttttacacatttggtTACAATTATATCAGGAAAGGTCAGGTtaaattttgtgtctccaattcaccaaaCTCacctgtgtttggactgtggaagaaaactggagttcccagaggaaagtagtagtgacaaggacactagcaaaatgcaaaacaagagaagaatcagtcagAAAGTATAAGGAGATAGAAACTATCTGTGGTCACCAACTGAAAAACTATTCCCTCTTTgggggttgtcttgctgttgcctctccAGTGCACCTGTTATCATTGTGAAGTTGAATTTTGCTGAatcttttttaatacatttgtgtGCTGTAGACACTGGAGCAATATGTCATGAATGGTGATTGGAGAGGACACTGCCTTATTATTAACAACTACGACTTCTCGGCATATccaaaattaaaaaacagaaaggGGACAGACACAGATGAAAGTAAGCACTAAACTAAAATATCTAAATCAAATACTAAATATGAAGCATAGAAGCATGAGTGGTTCCTACATCAGAAGTCTTTCTGCTATGCATACACTTGAGTTTTGAAGGGCCATTTTCACTTGGcaaatacaggggttggacaaaataactgaaacacctgtcattttagtgtgggaggtttcatggctaaattggaccagtctggtggccaatcttcattaattgcacattgcaccagtaagagcagagtgtgaaggttcaattagcagggtaagagcacagttttgctcaaaatattgcaatgcacacaacattaagggtgacataccagagttcaaaagaggacaaattgttggtgcacgtcttgctggcgcatctgtgaccaagacagcaagtctttgtgatgtatcaagagccacggtatccagggtaatgtcagcataccaccaagaaggacaaaccacatccaacaggattaactgtggacgcaagaggaagctgtctgaaagggatgttcgggtgctaacccggattgtatccaaaaaacataaaaccacggctgcccaaatcacggcagaattaaatgtgcacctcaactctcctgtttccaccagaactgtccgtcgggagctccacagggtcaatatacacggccgggctgctatagccaaacctttggtcactcgtgccaatgccaaatgtcggtttcaatggggcaaggagcgcaaatcttgggctgtggacaatgtgaaacatgtattgttctctgatgagtccacctttactgttttccccacatccgggagagttacggtgtggagaagccccaaagaagcgtaccacccagactgttgcatgcccagagtgaagcatgggggtggatcagtgatggtttgggctgccatatcatggcattcccttggcccaatacttgtgctagatgggcgcgtcactgccaaggactaccgaaccattctggaggaccatgtgcatccaatggcggtgccgtgtatcaggatgacaatgcaccaatacacacagcaagactggtgaaagattggtttgatgaacatgaaagtgaagttgaacatctcccatggcctgcacagtcaccagatctaaatattattgagccactttggggtgttttggagaagcgagtcaggaaacgttttcctccaccagcatcacgtagtgacctggccactatcctgcaagaagaatggcttaaaatccctctgaccactgtgcaggacttgtatatgtcatttccaagacgaattgacgctgtattggccgcaaaaggaggccctacaccatactaataaattattgtggtctaaaaccaggtgtttcagttattttgtccaacccctgtagatagaTCGGTACACCCACCTCATACTACCTGCCACCAGCAGAGGGAAATTCAGGACAACAAGCAGTAGAGCTATACAAATGACATGTTCCAGAGGCTCTAGCGCCGTTATACAAACCGGCTCTTAAGATAGACTCGGCTATGGACCAGGTGGAGCTGAACAGAGTGGGTGACACACCTGTGACTGAGCTGAGATCTGGTTTATTTGAAGGCAACTCTTGTTTGTTCCATCAGGTCCTATTAGATTTCGGGCAGCACCAATGAAGCGGGGCCTGTTGACTATACCTCTTGACACCCTACTACCTGTTTCATCCATTGATGGTCAATTCTTGTCATCCTGTATTGCTACCCATTACTATGCATCTGGGTAACCATGTTGAAATCCTAAAATGCATGTGCTCAGATTCCCTCTGAGGTTCTTCATACCAAAGGGGAATCAAAGCGAGGCCCTTCTTGTTGAGTGACTTTGCAACCCACTTCGTCACCATGCCATCTAAtactttaaattattcattCTAGAATCACTCATTCTTGTTCAATCTTGTTCAGTGGCTACAGGCTGGAAACCACTTCTCTAAAGTCACGACATTGTCAATGTGTTTATCAAAAAAGTACTTTAATCActcactgttttgttttgtgtgtgtgtgtgtgtgtgtgtgtgtgtacagaaagTTTAAAAGCTATATTCCAGTGGCTTGGTTTTCAAATAAACACAGTGCGGGACTGCAGTAGAGAGAATATGCTGAAGGCCATGGATGACTTGCGGACTCAGGATCACTCTAAGGCCGACTGTGTGgtgtgctgtgtgttgagtcATGGCTATGATGGTGGTGTATTTGGGGTGGATGGAAATAAGGTTGCAGTAAAAGAGCTGACAGAGCCACTATTCGGACATAATTGTCGCTCCCTTAGCCAAAAGCCCAAACTCTTCTTTATCCAAGCCTGTCAAGGTAAAAATGAGCATCCAGCGGACTTTCTGCAGTCCGATAGCTCAAAAGACAGCTCAGAGTCTGGTATTGTTTGTGATGCTGTCCCTTTCATCGAGTCTATACCAGCAGGGGCTGACTTCTTAATATCCATGGCCACATTGTCGCAATATGTTTCATTCAGAGACACAAAAATGGGAACCTGGTTCATACAGTCACTGTGTGAGAACCTGCAGAAGCTGGTGCCAAGGTGAGAGCACACCAATCATACACGGGTATTAAACTGAATCATATACTGTTGTTGGAGCTAATCACCTAATGGGTCTTGTTAAAGTGATTAAAAACATCACCTAAgccaaagtgtttaaaacatcaTGAAAATATTTGTTTGACGTCAATACATTTATATGATcaacacatacagt
The Trichomycterus rosablanca isolate fTriRos1 chromosome 12, fTriRos1.hap1, whole genome shotgun sequence genome window above contains:
- the casp10 gene encoding caspase-8, which gives rise to MEDEVLAFQEKLIQVQDFLSQSEVQELVFLCSDLLEKDLSSVGSATDLFLLLQNNDHLSAEDTSLLVELLSIIKRHGLIKKLQLDKQLPGNRISLYRKLLFELAEQISEEDLKRIKFLLFKHLPRRIFKSDMTMLQLLMEMEKKALLNAENLNILERIIEKTCPLLKRNIDQYKKRSGVAVQKNVDLDFLDLSVATKPVQTLEQYVMNGDWRGHCLIINNYDFSAYPKLKNRKGTDTDEKSLKAIFQWLGFQINTVRDCSRENMLKAMDDLRTQDHSKADCVVCCVLSHGYDGGVFGVDGNKVAVKELTEPLFGHNCRSLSQKPKLFFIQACQGKNEHPADFLQSDSSKDSSESGIVCDAVPFIESIPAGADFLISMATLSQYVSFRDTKMGTWFIQSLCENLQKLVPSGNDLLSILTEVNRDVSQKNADIKGNRKQMPKPEYTLRKKVVFPVPKNCPPLLLN